A genomic region of Pseudoxanthomonas suwonensis contains the following coding sequences:
- a CDS encoding YidH family protein, whose product MHSQSRDFHAQRPAHVPVTAVPPLPDVDPNDNERASTQYSHYRTGLSNHRTGLSEHRTSLSEYRTDLSMHRTDLSENRTDMSMRRTGMSFQRTRLSAERTTMSVIRTALSLIGFGFTIFQFFGHLQTSQMISSTSHAPRNFGTALVAMGLILLTMGIVYHLRMMLELRGQRTSMREQGLVHAESGFPVSMALVTAVMLWALGVLAIASMVFGVGTLG is encoded by the coding sequence ATGCATAGCCAGTCCCGCGACTTCCACGCACAGCGCCCGGCGCATGTTCCAGTGACCGCGGTGCCGCCCCTGCCTGATGTCGACCCCAACGACAACGAACGGGCCTCCACCCAGTACTCCCACTACCGTACCGGGTTGTCCAACCACCGCACGGGATTGTCCGAGCACCGCACCTCACTCTCGGAATACCGGACCGACCTGTCCATGCACCGGACCGACCTGTCGGAGAACCGTACCGATATGTCGATGCGGAGGACGGGCATGTCCTTCCAGCGCACCCGGCTCAGCGCCGAGCGCACCACGATGTCGGTGATCCGCACGGCGCTGTCGCTGATCGGGTTCGGATTCACCATCTTCCAGTTCTTCGGCCACCTGCAGACCTCGCAGATGATCAGCTCCACCAGCCATGCGCCGCGCAACTTCGGCACGGCGCTGGTGGCGATGGGCCTGATACTGCTGACGATGGGGATCGTCTATCACCTGCGCATGATGCTGGAGCTGCGCGGGCAGCGCACCAGCATGCGCGAGCAGGGATTGGTGCATGCCGAAAGCGGATTCCCGGTGTCCATGGCGTTGGTGACCGCGGTAATGCTGTGGGCGCTCGGCGTGCTCGCGATCGCCAGCATGGTCTTTGGCGTCGGCACGCTGGGGTGA
- a CDS encoding arylsulfatase, whose product MATKATTNKKEASGKTAGSGKKPNILVIFGDDIGYWNVGAYTHGMMGRTPNIDSIAEEGMLFTDHYGQASCTAGRAAFITGQVPIRTGMTTIGIPGSTLGLQKEDPTLAEVLKAQGYATGQFGKNHLGDRNEFLPTVHGFDEWFGNLYHLNAEEEPEQLDYPGQKNPEYTKKYGPRGVLHAWATDKDDPTEDPVFGRVGKQKIENTGMLTRERMQTFDGEVLDKTLDYLERVGKGDKPFFVWFNTTAIHIWSHSPKEYIQKAVDEGRAEQDLVRAKMIEHDEQIGVLLGKLEELGVDDNTIVVYTTDNGNELMLWPDGGYAPFRGEKGTTWEGGLRVPCLVKWPGQIEPRSSSNGIQSHEDLFVTLAAAAGATTIKEDLLKGHKMNGVTYKVHLDGYNNLDHWTGKSDKSARREFFYYDETDLMAVRVDAWKMHIGIKKDGIWWNDKTYPNVPYLFNLLMDPMEKMDPESHEFGYIGRKFFAHKMWAPHAGSPFIAAHIKSFQSYPPRQGADSLSVHKVLEKAMAKLEAAGTSNN is encoded by the coding sequence ATGGCAACGAAAGCGACCACCAACAAAAAGGAAGCGTCGGGCAAGACGGCTGGTTCCGGAAAGAAGCCGAACATCCTGGTCATCTTCGGCGACGATATCGGCTACTGGAACGTGGGCGCCTACACCCACGGCATGATGGGCCGCACTCCCAACATCGACAGCATCGCCGAGGAAGGCATGCTGTTCACCGACCACTATGGCCAGGCCAGCTGCACCGCCGGCCGCGCCGCCTTCATCACCGGCCAGGTCCCTATCCGCACCGGCATGACCACCATTGGCATCCCCGGCTCGACGCTGGGCCTGCAGAAGGAGGACCCGACCCTGGCCGAAGTGCTCAAGGCGCAGGGCTACGCCACCGGCCAGTTCGGCAAGAATCACCTGGGCGACCGCAACGAATTCCTGCCCACGGTGCACGGATTCGACGAGTGGTTCGGCAACCTCTACCACCTCAATGCCGAAGAGGAGCCCGAGCAACTGGACTACCCGGGCCAGAAGAATCCCGAGTACACCAAGAAGTACGGGCCGCGCGGCGTGCTGCACGCCTGGGCCACGGACAAGGACGACCCGACCGAGGATCCGGTGTTCGGCCGCGTCGGCAAGCAGAAGATCGAGAACACCGGCATGCTCACCCGTGAGCGCATGCAGACCTTCGACGGCGAGGTTCTGGACAAGACCCTGGACTACCTGGAGCGCGTGGGCAAGGGCGACAAGCCGTTCTTCGTCTGGTTCAACACCACCGCCATCCACATCTGGTCGCACTCGCCGAAGGAGTACATCCAGAAGGCGGTCGACGAGGGCCGTGCCGAACAGGACTTGGTGCGCGCGAAGATGATCGAGCACGACGAGCAGATCGGCGTGCTGCTGGGCAAGCTCGAGGAACTGGGCGTGGACGACAACACCATCGTCGTCTACACCACCGACAACGGCAACGAACTGATGCTGTGGCCGGATGGCGGCTACGCGCCGTTCCGCGGCGAGAAGGGCACCACATGGGAAGGAGGGCTGCGCGTCCCGTGCCTGGTGAAGTGGCCGGGCCAGATAGAGCCGCGAAGCTCTTCCAACGGCATCCAGAGCCACGAGGACCTGTTCGTGACCCTGGCCGCTGCAGCCGGCGCCACGACCATCAAGGAGGACCTGCTCAAGGGCCACAAGATGAACGGGGTGACCTACAAGGTCCACCTGGACGGCTACAACAACCTTGACCACTGGACCGGCAAGTCGGACAAGTCCGCGCGTCGCGAGTTCTTCTACTACGACGAGACCGACCTGATGGCGGTGCGAGTGGACGCCTGGAAGATGCACATCGGCATCAAGAAGGACGGGATCTGGTGGAACGACAAGACCTATCCGAACGTTCCCTACCTGTTCAACCTGCTGATGGACCCGATGGAGAAGATGGATCCGGAATCGCACGAGTTCGGCTACATCGGGCGCAAGTTCTTCGCCCACAAGATGTGGGCGCCGCACGCGGGCTCGCCGTTCATCGCCGCGCACATCAAGAGCTTCCAGAGCTATCCGCCGCGCCAAGGCGCCGACTCACTGAGCGTGCACAAGGTGCTTGAAAAGGCGATGGCCAAGCTGGAGGCGGCAGGCACCAGCAACAACTGA
- a CDS encoding YidH family protein, translated as MIDQNTAISPLDSPSTELASRRTGMAFQRTRLAAERTLMSVIRTSLSLISFGFTIHQVFERLKENEVIEHAASGRNFGITLVVLGVLMLLIGIVYHLWFMYALRRQRSSMTGDELLHGESPFPPSMTLITAILLLVLGVVAFASMMLQIGPYN; from the coding sequence ATGATCGACCAAAACACCGCAATCTCTCCCTTGGATAGTCCATCCACCGAGCTGGCATCGCGACGCACCGGCATGGCGTTCCAGCGCACCCGTCTGGCCGCCGAGCGCACCCTGATGTCCGTGATCAGGACCTCGCTTTCGCTGATCAGCTTCGGTTTCACCATCCACCAGGTGTTCGAACGCCTCAAGGAGAACGAGGTCATCGAGCACGCCGCATCGGGACGCAACTTCGGAATCACGCTGGTGGTGCTCGGTGTGCTGATGCTGTTGATCGGAATCGTTTACCACCTGTGGTTCATGTACGCGCTCAGGCGCCAGCGGAGTTCGATGACCGGAGATGAACTGCTGCATGGAGAAAGTCCGTTCCCGCCTTCGATGACGCTTATCACCGCCATCCTTCTGCTCGTCCTCGGCGTGGTGGCTTTCGCCAGCATGATGCTGCAAATCGGTCCCTACAACTGA
- a CDS encoding arylsulfatase — protein sequence MAKKEFKGVIKLDVRDSTPDWGPYTPPKAPEGAPNILIVLYDDTGQAAWEPYGGRIHMPTLQKLADNGLIYTQWHTTALCSPTRSTFLTGRNHHLNGMSCITEGAQGFPGWSGRTPEECATIGQVLQENGFSTFWLGKQHNVPEQDICAGGNRSEWPVQKGFDRYYGFIGGETNQWYPDLVEDNKFIDQPYGPEDGYHLSRDLVDQALQMIRDQKASNPSKPWFMWLCPGANHAPHHAPKEYIDKYKGKFDDGYEAYREWVMKRMIGKGMLPADTKLPPINPLPEDVANPADAVRPWDSLNADEKKLFARMAEVYAGFSEYTDVQVGRLVDYLEQSGQLENTLIFYCADNGASGEGSPSGSVNENKFFNNYPDELSENLKYLDVLGGPETYNHYPTGWAVAFSTPYKMFKRYSEYAGGTACPMVVHWPKGIKAKGEVRNQYHHSVDIVPTILEAVGLEMPKVYRGVDQYPLSGVSMKYSFDAKPDAPTQKKHQYYAMLGTRGMWEDGWKAAALHAPLTGKGHFDKDEWELYHVDNDRSESRNLATEHPDKLEALIKRWFEEAETNKVLPLDDRSAAELLGVERPTEEPPRERYIYYPGTSPVPEGVAVNVRGRSYKILADIEVEDADCSGVIFAHGSRFGGHSLFVKDGKLHYVYNFLGIKPEQKFVSKTQLKPGKYSVGMEFTREAAGPHGESLGKTKLYVNDKVEAEGEMKTQLGKFTLSGDGLCIGRDSGDAVSEDYTTPGEFIGGEIKFVGVTVEKAQYLDLEKLAAAAFAVD from the coding sequence ATGGCAAAGAAAGAATTCAAGGGCGTCATCAAGCTCGACGTGCGCGACTCCACGCCGGACTGGGGTCCGTACACCCCCCCCAAGGCCCCGGAAGGGGCGCCGAACATCCTGATCGTCCTCTACGACGACACCGGCCAGGCCGCATGGGAGCCCTACGGCGGCCGCATCCACATGCCGACCCTGCAGAAGCTGGCGGACAACGGTCTCATCTACACGCAATGGCACACCACGGCGCTGTGCTCGCCGACGCGTTCGACCTTCCTGACCGGCCGAAACCACCACCTCAACGGCATGTCCTGCATCACCGAGGGCGCGCAAGGTTTCCCGGGTTGGAGCGGACGCACCCCCGAGGAGTGCGCGACCATCGGCCAGGTCCTGCAGGAGAACGGTTTCAGCACCTTCTGGCTGGGCAAGCAGCACAACGTGCCCGAGCAGGACATCTGCGCCGGCGGCAACCGTTCGGAATGGCCGGTGCAGAAGGGCTTCGACCGCTACTACGGCTTCATCGGCGGCGAGACCAACCAGTGGTATCCGGACCTGGTCGAGGACAACAAGTTCATCGACCAGCCCTACGGGCCGGAAGACGGCTACCACCTGTCCAGGGACCTGGTCGACCAGGCCCTGCAGATGATCAGAGACCAGAAGGCGTCCAATCCATCCAAGCCCTGGTTCATGTGGCTGTGTCCGGGCGCCAACCATGCCCCGCACCACGCGCCCAAGGAGTACATCGACAAGTACAAGGGCAAGTTCGACGATGGCTACGAAGCCTATCGCGAGTGGGTGATGAAGCGGATGATCGGGAAGGGCATGTTGCCGGCCGACACCAAGCTGCCGCCGATCAATCCGTTGCCCGAAGACGTGGCCAACCCCGCCGACGCGGTACGGCCGTGGGATTCTCTCAATGCCGACGAGAAGAAGCTATTCGCGCGCATGGCCGAGGTCTATGCCGGCTTCTCCGAGTACACGGACGTGCAGGTCGGCCGGCTGGTCGATTATCTGGAGCAGAGCGGCCAGCTGGAGAACACGTTGATCTTCTACTGCGCCGACAATGGTGCCTCCGGCGAAGGCAGCCCATCCGGTTCTGTCAACGAGAACAAGTTCTTCAACAACTATCCGGACGAGTTGTCCGAGAACCTGAAGTACCTGGACGTGCTGGGCGGGCCGGAAACCTACAACCATTATCCGACCGGCTGGGCGGTGGCGTTCTCCACGCCCTACAAGATGTTCAAGCGCTACTCGGAGTATGCCGGAGGCACCGCCTGCCCGATGGTCGTCCACTGGCCCAAGGGCATCAAGGCAAAGGGCGAGGTACGCAACCAGTACCACCATTCGGTGGACATCGTGCCGACCATCCTCGAGGCGGTGGGGCTGGAGATGCCCAAGGTTTACCGAGGCGTGGATCAGTACCCGCTGTCGGGCGTTTCGATGAAGTATTCGTTCGATGCCAAGCCGGATGCGCCCACGCAGAAGAAGCACCAGTACTACGCCATGCTCGGTACCCGCGGCATGTGGGAGGACGGCTGGAAGGCCGCCGCCTTGCATGCTCCGCTCACCGGCAAGGGACATTTCGACAAGGACGAATGGGAGTTGTACCACGTCGACAACGACCGTTCCGAGTCGAGGAATCTTGCCACGGAGCATCCGGACAAGCTCGAGGCGCTGATCAAGCGCTGGTTCGAGGAAGCAGAGACGAACAAGGTGCTGCCGCTGGACGACCGCAGCGCGGCTGAACTGCTGGGCGTGGAGCGCCCGACCGAAGAGCCGCCGCGCGAGCGCTACATCTATTACCCGGGCACCTCGCCGGTTCCGGAGGGTGTGGCGGTCAACGTGCGCGGCCGCTCGTACAAGATTCTGGCCGACATCGAGGTCGAGGACGCGGACTGCTCAGGCGTGATCTTCGCCCACGGTTCGCGCTTCGGCGGGCACAGCCTGTTCGTCAAGGACGGGAAGCTGCACTATGTCTACAACTTCCTCGGCATCAAGCCCGAGCAGAAATTCGTGTCGAAGACGCAGCTCAAGCCGGGCAAGTACTCCGTCGGCATGGAGTTTACCCGCGAGGCGGCGGGCCCCCACGGTGAATCGCTGGGCAAGACGAAGTTGTACGTGAACGACAAAGTCGAGGCCGAGGGCGAGATGAAGACCCAACTGGGCAAGTTCACCTTGTCCGGCGACGGTCTGTGCATCGGCCGCGACAGCGGCGACGCGGTGAGCGAGGACTACACGACGCCCGGCGAGTTCATAGGCGGTGAGATCAAGTTCGTCGGCGTCACCGTGGAGAAGGCCCAATACCTGGACCTGGAGAAGCTGGCGGCGGCGGCCTTCGCCGTGGATTGA
- a CDS encoding formylglycine-generating enzyme family protein — protein MVLISGGTFLMGSDRHYQEEAPAHRVTVDGFLIDRGPVTNRQFLAFVTATGHVTVAEKYPDPSAYPGALPHMLQPGSLVFSPPASVAGLDNAYQWWSYEFGADWRHPLGSFSSIDGLLDHPVVHVAYADACAYAQWAGKSLPTEAEWEFAARGGLDAAEYAWGDEFVPVGRHMANTWQGRFPVENLLADGYLRTSPVGTFPPNGYGLVDMIGNVWEWTSDYWTERHPQPAGKSCCIPVNPRTGTAAGSFDPGQPAVRIPRRVLKGGSHLCAPNYCRRYRPAARHAEPEDTSTSHVGFRCVRRVVPALADSPAQIPE, from the coding sequence ATGGTCTTGATTTCCGGCGGTACCTTCCTGATGGGGTCCGACCGCCACTACCAGGAAGAGGCGCCCGCCCACCGGGTGACGGTGGATGGCTTCCTCATCGACCGTGGCCCGGTCACAAACCGCCAGTTCCTGGCGTTCGTCACGGCGACCGGGCATGTGACCGTCGCGGAAAAGTATCCCGATCCTTCCGCCTATCCCGGCGCGTTGCCGCACATGCTGCAGCCCGGATCGCTGGTGTTCTCGCCGCCCGCTTCCGTGGCGGGCCTGGACAATGCATACCAGTGGTGGAGCTACGAGTTCGGCGCGGACTGGCGGCATCCGTTGGGCAGCTTCAGCTCCATCGACGGGTTGCTCGATCATCCCGTGGTCCATGTCGCCTATGCGGATGCCTGCGCCTATGCGCAGTGGGCCGGCAAGTCGTTGCCTACCGAAGCGGAATGGGAGTTCGCGGCACGCGGCGGGCTCGACGCGGCCGAGTACGCCTGGGGCGACGAATTCGTGCCGGTCGGACGGCACATGGCCAATACCTGGCAGGGCCGCTTCCCGGTGGAGAACCTGCTGGCGGACGGCTACCTGCGCACGTCGCCCGTCGGGACCTTCCCGCCGAACGGGTACGGCCTGGTCGACATGATCGGCAACGTCTGGGAATGGACCAGCGACTACTGGACAGAACGCCATCCGCAGCCGGCCGGCAAGTCCTGTTGCATACCCGTCAATCCGCGGACAGGCACGGCGGCGGGCAGTTTCGATCCCGGGCAGCCGGCGGTCAGGATCCCGCGTCGCGTGCTCAAGGGCGGCTCGCACCTGTGCGCGCCCAACTACTGCCGCCGCTACCGTCCCGCGGCGCGCCACGCCGAACCCGAAGACACCTCGACCAGCCACGTCGGTTTCCGCTGCGTGCGTCGGGTCGTCCCCGCATTGGCCGATTCCCCCGCCCAGATACCCGAGTAG
- a CDS encoding transporter, translated as MLFAFNSPAAAQDADELAKQLSNPVASLISVPMQLNYDDWESGGSRTFLNVQPVVPISIGEDWNLISRTIVPLVYQEDLFPGAGSQFGTGDVTQSLFFSPKKPTAGGWIWGVGPALMLPTASDDLLGTGKWGAGPTAVVLRQTEGGWTYGALVNHIWSFSGDSDRDDVNSTFMQPFLSRGLGQGRTVTVNFESSYNWEGEQWTVPVNVGYSKVSKIGGQLVSYYGGARYYLDAPDGGPDWGLRFVFTLLYPK; from the coding sequence TTGCTTTTCGCCTTCAATTCCCCGGCGGCCGCCCAGGATGCGGACGAGCTGGCCAAACAGTTGTCCAACCCGGTCGCGAGCCTGATCAGCGTGCCGATGCAGCTCAACTACGACGATTGGGAGAGCGGCGGCAGCAGAACCTTCCTCAACGTGCAGCCGGTGGTTCCGATCTCCATCGGCGAGGACTGGAACCTCATCTCGCGCACGATCGTGCCGCTGGTCTACCAGGAGGACCTGTTCCCGGGCGCGGGCAGTCAGTTCGGCACCGGCGACGTCACCCAGAGCCTGTTCTTCTCGCCGAAGAAGCCGACCGCGGGCGGCTGGATCTGGGGAGTGGGGCCGGCATTGATGCTGCCGACGGCCAGTGACGACCTGCTCGGCACCGGCAAGTGGGGCGCCGGGCCCACCGCGGTGGTGCTCAGGCAGACCGAGGGCGGCTGGACCTACGGCGCGCTGGTGAACCACATCTGGTCGTTCTCCGGCGACAGTGACCGCGACGACGTCAACTCCACCTTCATGCAGCCATTCCTGTCCAGGGGCCTGGGGCAGGGGCGCACGGTCACCGTCAACTTCGAGTCCTCGTACAACTGGGAGGGCGAGCAGTGGACGGTTCCGGTCAATGTCGGCTACAGCAAGGTGTCGAAGATCGGCGGCCAGCTGGTGAGCTACTACGGCGGGGCACGCTACTACCTCGACGCACCCGATGGCGGTCCAGACTGGGGCCTGCGATTCGTTTTCACATTGCTGTATCCGAAGTAG
- a CDS encoding AraC family transcriptional regulator encodes MLCEPLLDSYPVLHTRDADELHDWLNRTFAVRRLEFPDAGDRFDCVVNHCQLSSIALTYARYGGQMNAQLAHNDCYLQGFPLTGSGEVQWNEHVVPVRPDLGGIAGGPSSDGRFKYSGDFSNLILKITPAALAQRLSILLDRPIDPPLKLTGPPKPVNVAAYGRLVRFLADELEHHKDGLPDLVVAELEDAIIVNFLFANRHNYSHLMEGAPRAAAPWQVRRAVDYIEQHWDQSITIEELIRITETSARSLFLLFKKTHGVSPMVYLSQVRLRHARELLSRPAPGTSVTKIGFMCGFSNMGNFAMKYYGAFGEKPSETLRTHRR; translated from the coding sequence ATGCTCTGCGAACCGTTGCTCGACAGCTACCCCGTCCTGCATACCCGGGATGCGGATGAACTGCATGACTGGCTGAACCGCACTTTCGCGGTGCGCAGGCTGGAATTCCCGGATGCGGGCGATCGTTTCGACTGCGTGGTGAATCATTGCCAGCTGTCCTCGATCGCGCTGACCTATGCCAGATACGGCGGGCAGATGAATGCGCAGCTGGCGCACAACGACTGCTACCTGCAGGGATTCCCGCTCACCGGCAGCGGCGAAGTGCAGTGGAACGAACACGTCGTGCCGGTCCGGCCGGACCTCGGCGGAATTGCGGGCGGTCCCAGCTCGGACGGCAGGTTCAAGTACAGCGGCGACTTCTCCAACCTGATCCTGAAGATCACGCCTGCCGCCCTGGCGCAACGGCTTTCGATCCTGCTGGACAGGCCGATCGACCCGCCACTGAAGCTCACCGGTCCTCCCAAGCCGGTGAACGTCGCCGCGTACGGGCGCCTGGTGAGATTCCTGGCGGACGAACTCGAACACCACAAGGACGGTCTTCCCGACCTGGTGGTCGCCGAGCTCGAGGACGCGATCATCGTCAACTTCCTGTTCGCGAACCGGCACAACTATTCGCACCTGATGGAGGGGGCCCCGCGCGCGGCGGCACCCTGGCAGGTGCGACGCGCGGTCGACTACATCGAGCAGCACTGGGACCAGTCGATCACCATCGAAGAACTGATCCGCATCACCGAGACCAGCGCGCGCAGCCTGTTCCTGCTGTTCAAGAAGACCCATGGCGTTTCGCCCATGGTCTACCTGAGCCAGGTCCGCCTGCGCCATGCGCGTGAACTGTTGAGCCGGCCCGCGCCCGGCACCAGCGTGACCAAGATCGGCTTCATGTGCGGCTTCAGCAATATGGGCAACTTCGCGATGAAGTACTACGGCGCGTTCGGCGAGAAACCCTCCGAGACGCTGAGGACCCATCGCAGGTAG
- a CDS encoding bile acid:sodium symporter family protein: MPGPVDGALQVDGLIRAGLPVANFLIMLGIGMALTVPELAQVARRPKPLLVGLAGHYLLLPLIGFAFAFAFLFRHSYELAVGFVLIAACPSASSSNALTYLARGNLALAVTLTASSTLLTLLTIPLLTGAALQLFAGQSRPIPLPVAQMLGHLVLLVVVPLLAGMAARHLLPRFCRVAESWLNRIGLVLLLGLIAGIVVDQREVVLPWMGKLALATGGMCLAALCAGHLLGRLCGLERRDAVTIGLEVGVQNCLLAFLIAFNVLQSVTLGMPAAIYGVVMYVLAFAFVFASRRSIAARAAAGAEV, encoded by the coding sequence ATGCCAGGGCCGGTCGATGGCGCGCTCCAGGTGGATGGCCTGATCCGGGCCGGCCTGCCTGTCGCCAACTTCCTCATCATGCTGGGGATCGGCATGGCGTTGACCGTGCCGGAGCTGGCACAGGTGGCGCGCCGGCCGAAGCCCTTGCTGGTCGGGCTCGCCGGCCACTACCTGCTCCTGCCACTGATCGGCTTCGCCTTCGCCTTCGCGTTCCTGTTCCGGCATTCCTACGAGCTCGCGGTCGGGTTCGTCCTGATCGCCGCATGTCCCAGTGCGAGCAGTTCGAACGCATTGACCTACCTGGCGCGCGGCAATCTGGCGCTGGCGGTAACGCTCACGGCGTCCAGCACGCTGCTGACCCTGCTCACCATCCCCCTGCTGACCGGAGCGGCGCTGCAGCTGTTCGCCGGGCAATCCAGGCCGATCCCGCTGCCCGTCGCGCAGATGCTGGGCCACCTGGTGCTGCTGGTGGTGGTGCCGCTGCTGGCGGGCATGGCGGCCCGGCACCTGCTGCCGCGCTTTTGCCGTGTCGCCGAGTCCTGGCTGAACAGGATCGGCCTGGTCCTGTTGCTGGGCCTGATCGCCGGCATCGTCGTGGACCAGCGGGAGGTGGTACTGCCCTGGATGGGCAAGCTGGCGCTGGCCACGGGCGGCATGTGCTTGGCGGCATTGTGTGCCGGGCACCTGCTCGGCCGACTGTGCGGGCTGGAGCGGCGCGATGCGGTGACCATCGGGCTGGAGGTCGGCGTGCAGAACTGCTTGCTGGCGTTCCTGATCGCCTTCAACGTGCTGCAATCGGTGACCCTGGGCATGCCGGCCGCCATCTATGGCGTGGTGATGTACGTGCTGGCGTTCGCGTTCGTGTTCGCCAGCCGCCGATCGATCGCCGCGCGCGCAGCGGCCGGAGCGGAAGTCTGA
- a CDS encoding DUF418 domain-containing protein — MVNPTQLAPIAPGERIATLDVLRGFALGGILLMNMESFVGPVLGASTGVDPQLTGANRIADGLIYFFVQGKFFTLFSLLFGMGFAMMVQRAAAAGRPFAGLYWRRSLALLGIGLVHALLVWSGDVLVTYALLSIPLLAFRDVPTRWLAWLGVAFYLAAPAMLLGLGFLSLWVPGWDQIMARGGQEVAGLLEDQRQAYGSGSYADAVVQRVRDFGVVLSNLMVIGAMVFGMFLIGAAFLRSGAIQRPGLHPRLYQWLRWGVLPAGLLVMLASLLIQPSMAFTVFDLRTGLAQSLALVAGALMCLGYLAWVMRALEQPVWHHWLGWLAPAGRMALTNYLVQSVVCTLVFYGYGLGFFEHLPRFWQIPFALGLFAVQVLYSQWWLERFRFGPAEWLWRSLTYMRLQPMRLQAT, encoded by the coding sequence GTGGTGAACCCGACGCAACTGGCCCCGATCGCGCCCGGCGAACGCATCGCCACCCTCGACGTGCTGCGCGGGTTCGCCCTTGGCGGCATCCTGCTGATGAACATGGAATCCTTCGTCGGTCCGGTGCTGGGCGCCAGCACCGGCGTCGATCCGCAGCTGACCGGCGCCAACCGCATCGCCGACGGCCTGATCTACTTCTTCGTGCAGGGCAAGTTCTTCACCCTGTTCTCGCTGCTGTTCGGCATGGGCTTCGCGATGATGGTCCAGCGCGCCGCCGCGGCCGGGCGGCCGTTCGCGGGCCTGTACTGGCGGCGCAGCCTGGCCCTGCTGGGCATCGGCCTGGTCCACGCGCTGCTGGTGTGGTCCGGCGACGTGCTGGTCACCTACGCGCTGCTGTCGATTCCGCTGCTGGCGTTCCGCGACGTGCCCACGCGCTGGCTGGCCTGGCTGGGCGTGGCCTTCTACCTGGCCGCGCCGGCCATGCTGCTCGGGCTGGGTTTCCTCTCGCTCTGGGTCCCCGGCTGGGACCAGATCATGGCCCGGGGCGGGCAGGAAGTGGCCGGCCTGCTGGAAGACCAGCGCCAGGCCTACGGCTCGGGCAGCTACGCCGACGCGGTGGTCCAGCGCGTGCGCGACTTCGGCGTGGTCCTGTCCAACCTGATGGTGATAGGCGCGATGGTGTTCGGCATGTTCCTGATCGGCGCGGCGTTCCTGCGCAGCGGCGCGATCCAGCGGCCCGGGCTGCACCCGCGCCTGTACCAGTGGCTGCGCTGGGGCGTGCTGCCGGCGGGCCTGCTGGTGATGCTCGCCTCGCTGCTGATCCAGCCGTCGATGGCGTTCACCGTGTTCGACCTGCGCACCGGCCTGGCGCAATCGCTGGCCCTGGTCGCCGGCGCGCTGATGTGCCTGGGCTACCTGGCCTGGGTGATGCGCGCGCTGGAGCAGCCGGTCTGGCACCACTGGCTGGGCTGGCTGGCCCCGGCCGGGCGCATGGCCCTGACCAACTACCTGGTGCAGTCGGTCGTGTGCACGCTGGTGTTCTACGGCTATGGGCTCGGCTTCTTCGAGCACCTGCCGCGCTTCTGGCAGATCCCGTTCGCGCTGGGCCTGTTCGCGGTGCAGGTGCTGTACAGCCAGTGGTGGCTGGAGCGCTTCCGCTTCGGCCCGGCGGAATGGTTGTGGCGCTCGCTGACCTATATGCGCCTGCAGCCCATGCGGTTGCAGGCGACCTGA